One genomic segment of Acidobacteriota bacterium includes these proteins:
- a CDS encoding RraA family protein — protein sequence MENKIKQLAECSVPEISDVGGNQVQITTDLRPVWTGAKVCGPVFTIGGKGGDNLAMHQALYHCPPGSVIVGSVDGNTAFGHWGGLMAVAAKAKGIAGLVLDGAVRDVDEFETLGFPVIALGINPRKSNKDFRGKVNESIQLAGIEVNPGDVILADIHGVAVFASEILDGLLQTVATLKEREAGIIKRLEAGERFADILGLSL from the coding sequence ATGGAAAACAAAATCAAACAACTGGCGGAATGTTCCGTCCCGGAAATCAGTGATGTGGGCGGGAATCAGGTGCAGATTACAACCGATTTGCGTCCGGTCTGGACCGGCGCCAAAGTGTGCGGCCCCGTGTTTACCATCGGCGGGAAAGGTGGCGACAATCTGGCGATGCATCAGGCGCTCTATCACTGCCCACCAGGTTCAGTGATTGTCGGTTCGGTTGACGGAAACACGGCGTTTGGTCACTGGGGCGGCCTGATGGCTGTGGCGGCTAAGGCCAAAGGGATCGCCGGGCTGGTCCTTGATGGGGCGGTGCGGGATGTAGATGAATTTGAAACGCTGGGATTTCCAGTCATTGCCCTTGGAATTAATCCCCGCAAATCAAATAAGGATTTTCGGGGGAAAGTCAATGAATCAATTCAGCTAGCTGGTATTGAAGTTAATCCTGGGGATGTCATTCTGGCTGATATTCACGGAGTTGCAGTTTTTGCTTCTGAAATTCTGGATGGATTGCTCCAAACAGTTGCCACACTGAAAGAACGTGAAGCCGGCATCATCAAACGGCTTGAAGCCGGAGAACGCTTTGCCGACATTTTAGGACTCTCACTGTGA
- a CDS encoding FAD-dependent oxidoreductase, with amino-acid sequence MSSKKRLVILGTGFAAVSLVKKINLRAYDVTIVSPRNHFLFTPLLPSTTVGTIEFRSIIEPIRKVRRGVKFLQGACTRVDDKNRIIHCKSVDDQVEFSVEYDQLVISVGAENNTFNIPGVREHALFLKELTDARNIRERIVSCLERASVPGISKKERDKYLHFVVVGGGPTGIEFAAELHDLLDDDLKKSYPELVNQVRITLFEAGKSVLNSFDVTLGDYTKKHFNRQGIELRLETPVAQVGTDFLKLKTGEVIPTGLIVWSTGYGPTPFIKSLPFEKDRSGRILTNEFLQITAEPTIYAMGDCATITGIQLPQTAQLAMQQGKYLAEALNKVARDKQPKPFKFVNLGMLAYIGESQALAEIPMAGVRGSGMTTFLFWRSAYLTRLVSLKNKVLVLFDWFKTFIFGRDLSKF; translated from the coding sequence GTGTCTTCAAAAAAACGTCTGGTTATTTTAGGGACTGGCTTTGCCGCCGTGAGTCTGGTCAAAAAGATCAATCTTCGAGCCTATGATGTAACGATAGTCAGTCCCCGCAATCATTTTCTGTTTACTCCGCTGCTTCCAAGCACCACGGTTGGAACAATTGAATTTCGCAGCATTATCGAACCAATTCGCAAAGTCCGCCGTGGCGTCAAATTTCTTCAAGGGGCCTGTACCCGCGTTGACGACAAAAACCGCATCATTCATTGCAAAAGCGTAGACGATCAGGTCGAGTTTAGTGTCGAGTATGACCAGCTTGTCATTTCAGTCGGTGCTGAAAATAACACCTTCAATATTCCTGGTGTCCGCGAACATGCATTGTTTTTAAAAGAGTTAACTGATGCCCGCAACATCCGCGAACGCATCGTCAGTTGCCTTGAACGGGCCAGCGTTCCCGGCATTAGCAAAAAAGAGCGCGACAAATACCTGCATTTTGTTGTGGTTGGTGGCGGACCAACCGGCATCGAATTTGCCGCTGAACTCCACGACTTGCTCGATGATGATCTCAAGAAAAGCTACCCCGAACTGGTCAATCAGGTCAGAATCACACTGTTTGAAGCCGGCAAATCGGTCTTGAACTCATTTGACGTCACCCTTGGCGATTACACCAAGAAACACTTTAACCGGCAGGGAATCGAACTCCGGCTTGAAACCCCGGTGGCACAGGTCGGGACCGATTTTCTTAAGCTCAAAACCGGTGAGGTGATTCCAACCGGGTTGATTGTCTGGTCCACCGGCTATGGACCAACACCGTTTATCAAGTCGCTGCCGTTTGAAAAAGACCGTTCCGGGCGGATTCTCACCAATGAATTCTTGCAGATTACGGCTGAACCGACGATTTATGCCATGGGTGATTGCGCGACGATTACCGGCATTCAGCTTCCGCAAACCGCTCAACTTGCGATGCAACAGGGCAAATATCTGGCGGAAGCTCTCAATAAAGTTGCCCGTGACAAACAGCCGAAACCGTTTAAATTTGTGAATTTGGGGATGCTGGCTTATATTGGGGAAAGCCAGGCTCTGGCTGAAATCCCAATGGCTGGGGTGCGTGGCAGTGGAATGACGACGTTTCTGTTTTGGCGCTCAGCCTATTTGACAAGACTCGTCAGCCTGAAAAACAAAGTCCTGGTCTTGTTTGACTGGTTCAAAACCTTCATTTTTGGCCGGGATTTGAGCAAATTCTGA